The genomic segment CATTTTCATGTAAGGGCACATCTGGCAGGTGCCGATCATTTCTATGTCGGGGTTGGCAGCAGCCACATTATCGCTCATCGAGCATTCCGTCATCAGGGCGGCGCGGGCCGGTTTGTTTTCCTTGAGATAGGCGTCCATCTGGGAGGTGGAGCCGGTATAGTCCGCCTGCTGAATGACCTCCGGCGGGCATTCCGGATGGGCCAGGACCGCGATATCGTCATATTGGGCGTGGAATTTCCGCACGTCTTCAGCGGTGAATTTTTCATGCACCACGCAGGTGCCTTCCCAGAAGATAATTTCGATATCCGTTTGGGCGGCCACGTTTTGCGACAGGAATTTATCCGGCGTCATGATGACGCGTTTGTGCCCTTCACGTCCCAGCGCCTCGACAATCTGGAGCGCGTTGGCCGAGGTGCAGCACACATCGCTTTCCGCTTTCACTTCGGCGGAGGTGTTCACGTACGTGATGACCGGCACGCCGGGATGCTTCTCTTTGAGCCGGCGGACGTCCTCGCCCGTGATGGCGTCTGCCAGGGAACAGCCGGCCTTGGGGTCCGGAATGAGAACCGTTTTTTCCGGGCACAGAATTTTGGCCGTTTCCGCCATGAAATGCACGCCGCACTGGACGATGATATCCGCATCCGTTTTGGCGGCTTCGCGCGCCAGTTGCAGGGAGTCTCCGGTGATGTCGCCCACGCCGAA from the Rhodospirillales bacterium genome contains:
- the nadA gene encoding quinolinate synthase NadA, whose protein sequence is MTQNLAYTDEIARETSPVRNLLEKQYDEKYWQSIAPYIHEINRLKREKNAVLLAHNYMTPDIFFGVGDITGDSLQLAREAAKTDADIIVQCGVHFMAETAKILCPEKTVLIPDPKAGCSLADAITGEDVRRLKEKHPGVPVITYVNTSAEVKAESDVCCTSANALQIVEALGREGHKRVIMTPDKFLSQNVAAQTDIEIIFWEGTCVVHEKFTAEDVRKFHAQYDDIAVLAHPECPPEVIQQADYTGSTSQMDAYLKENKPARAALMTECSMSDNVAAANPDIEMIGTCQMCPYMKMITLPKILSSLQNMTHEVTIDAEIAARARKPIERMLELSK